One Seriola aureovittata isolate HTS-2021-v1 ecotype China chromosome 3, ASM2101889v1, whole genome shotgun sequence genomic window, CTAGAAGAGGAGTGTCTGAGTGATTCCCTTCCCACGGTGACAGATGTGAACACACCCCGTCCTTCAGACCCCCACCACTTACCGCTAACTTTAGACAGCTCAGaccctggaggaggaagaggggatgAGGCAGATGAATACACTGAAGTGGTTGAAACTGTCGAAACTGAGTGTATtatcacagaggaaaacagtggTGCTGCTACGCCCGACACTGTCTCTAATGTGGCtgctgaggagcagcaggaggacgaCGACGCCCGGCCCAACCAGGAGACAGAGCTTTCAGAGgagacagatgtttgtgtttgtcaggaaATCTGACGTCTTCCAGGAGCTGCATCAGGAGAAAATTTAAGAATAATTACAAATAATGGATTTATTACATAatgatactttatttatttttatgaataatgaaatgaataatgtgTGTCAAGACTGAGCTGCTAGGATCAACAGATGATTTGTTATTGTGTTTCAGTGGCCTCGGCATGAAATTTCATGGTTgtctagaagaaaaaaaaatccttaaactGATTATAGTCCCACCTTTTAACCTCATTAATCATACCACATGGCCAACAGTATGTGGACACTCAAACAATACAACCAAATGTGATTGTTGAACATCTTATTCCAAAGTTATGGCCATTAATGTGCTGCTCTAACAGCCTGAACTGTTCAGGGAAGGATTTCCACAGGAAAATGGCTAAAGAGATTTGCTCCCATTGAGCCAGAGAACTGGTGTGGCTGGGCATTAACAGTTTGTGATGTAGTTTATCCAAAAAGTTGTTGGTTTGAGGTCAGAACTCTGTGAAAGCCATTCAggttcttccacaccaaactcatcaaaccatttctttatggatgtcactttgtgtttagcGTCACTGTCAAGTTGAAACAGGGAGAAGGATCTTTCCTGAACTGGTGGAAGCTGCACATTCTGTGTCAGAGGTGTGGAGTGGAGAATCTGTGAAGTAGCGAACGAGGGCTATGAAACTGTGGCTGGAACACAACACAGGTGTGAAGATTTAGATTTGTCTGCATTCGATCATTAAAGATCATTGACTTTAGTTGTGCGAATCTTAGTTCTGACTCAGAGACTTTAAGTTTAAGGAGAATGTAATTTGCATTATGTTTCTGCTGTTAACTCTCCAGTGGGACACtgattcagattttgttttacaaggaaattatattaaaaattaaaagagggagaaagtgcAATTGCTGCTGTCAGTTGACCATCAACAGAATGCCCATGTTTCCCCCTTGACATTAAATAAACCAACCATATTTTATAAAACACTGTATCAACAAGTAGACGTTCCACTGTTGTGAACAATATTTAAGCCAGGCAGTTTTcttctcagctgtgtgtgtgtgtgtgtgtgtgtgtgtgtgtgtgggggggggggggggtcctggagacacctactgtagcaggaattaccacagaggtggttttgaatAATTTGGCAGGTGGTTATATGTCTCTCcgtctgtggacagatgtttgTCAGTGGGACACTGTTATaactgtgcaagatacagtcatgtGCATTGCAGTTGACATCAAAATGAAGGTCTAGTTGGAGGATGAGCTTGGTCCAACCCATGAGTAATGGCTAATGTAGTACTGACGACTGAATACTGATGGGAACCTCAACATGTCGCAACTGGAGAGATCCCATCTCAAGATGATCTCTAGTTTCTTTCTGCAAACATTATACAAATGTTTCCAAACAGATTCTGTCTAGAaacttttaagtttttttttttttttttaattaaacatctctaaacaagtttttgttttttgaatcaTGAAAGCACAATATTAAGAAAGCTATATAAAATCCTGCATGACAATatacaattaattgattaaagaGAACtgcattttctattttaatccatgcttttattccttaacagacatttttcaaagcaaataTTTGATGATTTACCACATGATTTGTCAGTTGACACTGAACAAACAGATCTTAGTTtagaatatattatatatatacagaatGTATTAGTCTGTAACACACTGAAGCCACATCTAGATTACCAGCACTGatatcttgtgtttttgtaactCAGCAGATAGTAATTACATAGAGACATATGTGTTTTCTGTAAGTGTTGAATGTGTACAAATGTGGATTTAtttctgcaaaataaataattttcaaCTACTGTTTTtggaaaaactgtattttaagtATAAAATCCAAAACAAGAAGCAGTTTTCATCAGGATTTGATATATTGTGACACACCGCCCTGAATGTAAAGTTTGATACAGTATGTAATGCAGAATGTCTATTTTTGTAAGGTTTCATGCAAGGAGTCTAACTTAATGGGTTTtagaagaaaaagcaaagaatcACCAAAATCAAGAATACATCCTTTGGGAACCATGgatgtctgaaccaaatttgGTGGGTCACGTTCTTAAGGCAAGTTTCCACTACATCTAATAAGCTACTGTTGAATGTTTGGAAAGTGGTGATGTGATTGAGTCATTGATTTTTCTTAGTATCAGACACAGAATACAACAGAtacaatgactgaatgaatacaAAGGCAACATCTGTGAGCTGATTAAAAGTATACAGCATTACTCTACTCTTAATTTCTCCTCAGCGGCCTGTTATTCTGCTTGTTGTACATGTTCCAGAGAGTAGGAGAGGAAATCCCGATAATGCAGCAGCCAAGCCTGCGGCCTGCATTTCCATGCAGCAGGCTCCCGGCATCTCCACCACGCCCTAAGTCATCTCTCTTTTCATGGACCACCACCGCTCTTCCGATCACAGAAAGCTCTTTGAACAGTGTTGCATCAGATTCTATCAACGTAATGATTTTTCCTTCCTGGGGCTCAAAGTTCCCAAAGTCTCCCGGGTGGTTTGGATGATGTACACCGCGTGGATTGTAGTGGCCACCAGTGGAGTCACACCCCTGTCTCAGGTCTCCGTACTGATGGATGTGCACCGCTCTAGGCTCTGGATTACCCTCCGTGGGGAAGCCATTGAACCGGAGAAGGACTTTGAGTTTTCCATGAGGATAATCCTGTTTAAACAGCACCTGACCGTACACTTTGGGCAGACCCTCGGGTATTGTTGAGCTGGGTCTCATTTTGCACACTGCATACATGGTGCCATTGTGCTGCGAGACTTCTGGTGGAGccaaaatgtcactgtcagcTGAGACACATTGTTGACAGACTGCCAGGAGAACCAAAAGAGCAATTTCCAATAGACGCACTGACCTGAAagatattaaaattattatgaCAATGCATTAGATTAATAAACGAACAATAGGCTTTGCATGAAAATAGCAAGTAAAGTAAATGAGGaacagtgacagcagcatttAGAGCCTTTacttaaatggaagaaaaaacacactatataaatattttgttatagGTAAAAATCCTGCATCACTCAATACACATGTATtgtcagaaaaatgtacttATGCATCAAAAACCcctctttatatttatatataatatctcCTTTCAGGAAGAAAGAATCATTATATTTTAggagcattttaatgttgctgGAGTTGCAGCTCATTTAAATACTTACTACATAGTTGGATGATTGATTACACTTTTATTAAAATCatcatatgttttatatgtaaaatattcatcaaaaaagaaaaacttccgTTGACAAAAATACATAATGGAGTTAAAGGTAAAATAATTCACTTTACAATGTGGTGGAGTGGAAGTATGACGCAGCTAAACAAGAATTACTAGTACAAGTACCTGTAAAGTACctaaaatgtgtattttggtGTGGTTTAATGTACTTTAGTAAATGCACCACCGTGAAAGTAGTTCAGTCAAAAAAGTGCAACCTTTACTTCAGAGTTTAACTATAGAGCAGCAGATATTAAGCTCCAGCACTTAAGAAAGGGCCCGTGTGACTGTTATTTCTCAACAAGGACAATATGCCCGTTATTGCATGTCACACTCCAATACTTGTCcattttgacacatttaaaatgaatgcacaaaacattaaattaactatactgtatgtttatgccCTAACAAGAATAAGGGGAGAAATGCGACACTTGCAGACTGTTCTTACCACTGGAAAAACATGATGTCGCAGTGTTTTACcctgtgtaaataaagttaattatcCCACACAGGCCAAAACGCAGAGACTTCAGATACCGTCATATAAGCTGAGTCCACTTACCCGTGAAAACGCATGGTCAGCATGAAAAAACGACGGGAAACCTGTTGGTAAAGAGTTTTCACTCTTGTTGAGTGGTTCCGTGTTTATCGTCTATGTTTCATAAGTGTTGTATAAGCGTGTCAGTGGGCGTTGCTTGTTGAGGGTGGAGCAGACCTTCACAGGACGCTGTCAGTCTCTTTTTCATCATGAAAGATTGATGGTGTGGGCtggttttcacttttcattgttttctccgTTTATGAGCGGCTGAACCTGTGTTTTTCAGCTCGTGTTGTAGGCTATTTGTAGTGTGAGCTGTTTGTTGAATAACCTTAGAAACTTTCCTGCCGTCCATTAGGCCTGGTCTAAACTCTCCTCTTAAGTAACTGCCCAGAAAACACATCTGAAGTCTATCATCTACAAAACGGGGGAAATTGACAGTTTTTGACAGAATGAGTTTGAATGTTAACTTGTGCTTCAGGGAATAATGATGGGCCTTTTGACAATGGCAATCAActgattatttaattaattaaaaaaaacaaaaacaaatgcctgatgtattgataatgaaaataaacattggTTGCAGTCTTATTGCAATGCTGTGATGGAACAATACTATTTTACAAGGGTTTCTCTGTATTAATGAAttgacacaaaaaaatgaagcaatCTGATAAAACAACTTCTAGACAAACGAGCAAATTAGCAGTTAAGGCCATAAGACTTTGTCTACAAACAATTTTGTCTTCAAGACAAGGCTGATATCTTTGCTGATATTTTACTTGAAGTGGTTCATTCGTCTAACAATTTTGTGATAAATCAAATTATGTAAACTCAGTATATGGTGTAAATCTGGGACTTTTGGGGTGTCTTGAGGTGGACCCTCCAGACCAGTAGGCGGCGGTAAATGAAGTCTGTAAAAACTAAtgtgaaaagaataaaacactCCAGCACAGGAATCAGGAAACCAAGTTAGTTGCATATCGCCCGGCAGAATTGTATTCACGTTGATTGATTGACGATAACCTAAGTTTATCCCCCCCAAAGATGTCCAAAAGACATCGCCTGGATTTGGGTGATGACTACTCCTCCAGTAAGAAGAGGTCTGATGGGTAGGTGAAGCTCCACAGTTTACATGTCTGCTCTAACCACTCCGGTGCTAACCGACTGTTAGCTGATGCTAGTTAACTTGGCTAACCATAAAATCTAAATCATAAAATCAGCTGGAATAATGTACAATAATGAAACCTTAGCTGTTAATGTTCTAGTTCTTTTCTTAGCCACTGCTCCTCCGCATCCCAAATGTTCCTGTGGTACATGATAGTCAATATATTTAATTTGGTGTTAAGTTAATGTAAGTAGCTGCTGAGGACGGCTCAAGCTAACAAACGAAGCCTCAACGTTACCATCACGGCTgagacacgtgtgtgtgtgtgtgtgtagagctaACCTTACTTGGCGCGGTGCTAACAGCTCCAGCCAGCCACTGTTAACTGAGTAAAGCCGAGTAAAAACTAACTACAAAAACGTAAACTATGATTTGGTTTGTGAAGCAAACCGCTATCTAGATACACTTACAAGTTACCAAATAAGGGTCTGTTGACAGAACCAGTgcattagcatgctagctaacGGCAGTCAAACAGAACAGCTAACAATTatttgttattgattaatctgtcaacAATCCTCTGCATGAATTGATAAATTCATAACTTTTCCAGTctatcttaaaataaaaataacattaaaacagcTTTTGCTTGCTATCATGAATTCGTCCTGTCATTAAAAACTATCCATTCATAATAGACTTTGAATGTAGGGAGTGcgtgacaaaaataaatctgtattcATTAGTTACTCTGAAGCTAATATGAGACTTCAGCACTCCCAGTTGAACAAATGAAGTGGCTATCATCCAAAGTGATTGTCTCTCTAGTGTAAATGTCCTTCCTTTAGTTTCCCTGTTGAACTACAGTGGAAGTATAGTGATTTAAAAGAGGGAATGTTTCTACTGAAAGCTGTAAATTTGAAAGACACTCACTTGAATTGGCTCATTCAGACTGCTGACGCTTCATATTAAATTCAGCTGAACCGAAAAATACACTTTTGCACAAAACAAGGAGGGATAGCGgactttgccccccccccccaacctgcATTAGGAAGGGATTTTGTAATGACCAGCAGGATtaggaggaatgattacagtaAGCAAAACCTGTTTAAGTGTTCTTATGGACACATGGCTATTCCTGTAAGACAAACTGTTCACTAGATGTGAACCTGTCCTTtagtcaatattttttttccctattaaaaaaaaaaaaaaattcagatgtCTTATTCAACAAATGGTATAAAACCCATACATTTAGTTTATGGTAATATGCATtctgaaaaatgaatatttttgtaattattgcTTGAAAAATCCCttgaaaagttttatttgatttatttgcttAATGTACATtgtaaactggcaactgagtgtacATTAGAGCTCGACCTATAAGTCACCCAGGCCAGTCTATTGGCTAATACTAGCTTATCACAGATATATCAATTTGTAcaataattgaaaaaatgagATTAATGGGTCCCTGTCAAAGAGGAACAATATTGCTCAGtctattgtttttaaatctaaagATTCAGTACCGGTAGGATTGTAATGTACATAATGCAGATTAATGCTGCTTTCATGTCGTATCTCGGAGATATGGCAATTGAACTTCAGATATCAGATATAAATCTGAATTTGATATAGTCAAcctggcttttatttttatgataaGGAAGTGCCTTATTATCCAAACAATTATGAATGCTTCACATCCACCAAAGTCCGACCAATTCTACAATCATAACTGTCTTGAGTTGTCCTTTGAGGTAAACGCTTGCAGACTGACCACGATCTGTTCCATATGATGTGACGTGAATGCAGCATTAACTCGATTGATACTTGAAGTTTCATAATGATTTCTTTACAAGCGAAATGTTTATAACAATTTGTTGCCATGATGTTGACAGGAGAGACCGTGACCGTGACAGAGACCGCGAGGACCGCTCCAGGGACAGGGACCGAGATAGGGATCGGGACCGGGACAGAGACCGGGACAGAGACCCGAAGCCTTCTAGTGCGCCAGTTAACAGCACGGCAGCCGGGCCAGTCTTACCACCCATCAAGCAAATGGTTGTGCACCAGCAGATCAATCCATTCACCAACCTACCGCACACACCGCGTTACTACGAGATCCTGAAGAAGAGGTTACAGCTTCCAGTGTGGGAGTACAAGGAAAGCTTCAGCGATATCATCACACGTCATCAGAGCTTTGTGCTTGTCGGAGAGACTGGTTCTGGGAAGACGACACAGGTCTGAAATGCAATAAATTGACCTGTGTCTTACGTGCTAGACACTAAAAGCTTGTGTTGTGCACACTAACAGCCTTGCAACCTTTGCTTCTTCAGATCCCACAGTGGTGTGTGGACATGGTGAGAGGTTTGCCTGGTCCCAAGCGAGCGGTGGCCTGTACTCAGCCCAGGAGAGTGGCAGCCATGAGTGTGGCTCAAAGAGTGGCAGATGAAATGGACGTCATGCTCGGACAGGAAGTCGGTTACTCCATCCGATTTGAGGACTGTAGCTCTGCCAAGACTATATTGAAGTAAGTGATTTAGAGCTGCTAGCGctcaaaaacagctttttatcGAGCAATCGGTCGTATTTGATTTATCCCAGAATGTCTTAATCTAAAAAATCATGTCCGTTATTTCTTCAGGTACATGACTGACGGTATGTTACTAAGAGAGGCAATGAATGACCCACTGCTGGAGCGATATGGTGTGATCATTCTGGACGAGGCCCACGAGCGAACTCTGGCCACAGATATCCTGATGGGAGTACTGAAGGAGGTGGTGCGTCAAAGACCAGATCTGAaggtatttgttcatttttgaataaaagtgataacatttctctttgtgaattttatgttttgctACAGCCGGGTGATTTTCTAAATTTATTTTTGGCtgatgataataaaatgaataccGTAGAGTACAGCACTGTACCGTAGAAACTCCAAAGCGAGTGTGTCACTTTGAttagtttattcatttatttaaattccaCTGATCATGAGAAGGTAGGAAATGCATGCTCTACAGCACAGACTGGAGGAATAAGCTTGTCCTTTTTTGATAGctgtcatattattattattattattattattattattattatatcatcatcatcatcattattattataattatatattattatgaccATACACAGCTCATGTAgtaaaaaaacaccacacacaggaTTGTTAATTGGATGACAAACAGGGAAGTCGTTTGCACCAATAAAACAGAGGCACATAATTTCGGTGCAATAGTTTCTGCGTCAGTTAACTGAACaaattacagctttttttttccccctcttgatcaaacaaatgttatttaaaaaacatacagaGTGACTGATGCTTAATGGACCATATCAGAGGTTTTGCTTGTGTTGGCCAAATtacaacaaatatatatatattttacatgacAGCAAACCCCATGCTCCtgctttttggactttttaaatgtattttcctcATTGTTCAAGGCACACACTGGTTtccattaacttctgtatgatatgaaaatgtattagcAAACTCTTGAAACTTGCTTGATTTGTGTGAACCATCACACTGCATTAACACTGCATTAAGTTTAGTTAAAGTTGCGTCATGGTTGGGAGGTATCGGAGCTCGCACTTTCTAAATCAATCTCCAGTGACACTGTGTTCTCACCCAGTGAAAATGGAACAAAAACTGAGGCTGACTTACTGTGCACTAGGATGAATTACGCAATTCAGTCAGGTTTCAAGACTTTGCTTATAGATTCATACATTATAGAAATTAATTACtgtacatttgaaaaaaaaattgtaaagtGTGATTTTTGTAGGTCACGggctaaaacacaaacacacacgggtTATGgtctttttaaacaaatgtgagTAGAAAAAGAAACTTGAGTGATGCTTCCTTCATGGACAGGTGATCGTCATGAGTGCCACACTCGACGCTGGGAAGTTCCAGATCTACTTCGACAACTGTCCCCTGCTGACTATTCCTGGTCGTACACACCCTGTGGAGATCTTCTACACCCCTGAGCCCGAGCGAGACTACCTTGAGGCAGCGATCCGCACTGTC contains:
- the sod3a gene encoding extracellular superoxide dismutase translates to MLTMRFHGSVRLLEIALLVLLAVCQQCVSADSDILAPPEVSQHNGTMYAVCKMRPSSTIPEGLPKVYGQVLFKQDYPHGKLKVLLRFNGFPTEGNPEPRAVHIHQYGDLRQGCDSTGGHYNPRGVHHPNHPGDFGNFEPQEGKIITLIESDATLFKELSVIGRAVVVHEKRDDLGRGGDAGSLLHGNAGRRLGCCIIGISSPTLWNMYNKQNNRPLRRN